The region TTTTGACCTTCAACCTTAGGCTCTGTATGACCATTTGATGGACTTCCTGGCTGACCGTGGAGTGGATAATACCTTTGCCGATGAGCTCATCGAGCTGAGCACTGCCCTGGAGCATCAGGAGTACATTTCATTCCTGGAGAATCTCAGTGGCTTTGTCAAGTGCCATTAAGCTCAAATGGCCAACAAAGATGACCATTTCTCACCTAACACCTCTACAGAATccacaaaaagagaaaacaggcGTTGTTCTCTGTTGTCCCTGAAGTGAAGTTAACATGTAAGAATGTCACACATTGAAATAGTCAATTTGGACCCTCAAGACTTGTTAAGTGTGCAATGATGGACTTGTCCTTAAGCAACTTTGTGAAGGCATATGTAGTATCAAGAACTGTGGGTTCACTGCTGGAAGCTGGAATTTTGGATATTGCacgacaaaaacaaaataactaacATATGTCTTGGGCCATGTCTGAATCGGCACACTTGGCTACTGTTGAGTACATAAGCTGCATAACAGTTGCATACAAATTGCACACGCAGTAGTAGGCTAGTGTGCGGTCTCGGACACGGCCCTGGTTTCCTTGAAAGAAAAGCATCTCAAACTCCAAAGTAGTCGATGGCAACTGTAATATTTTACCACTCAAGTAAACTCCAGCAGAGTAGTTTGAGCCTTTGAAGAGTACATGTTCAGTCCTCCATTTTAATATTGAGGCTTGAGTAATGGGAACAAAATTGTGTGCACTTAAATCACAGAATTCCCCTCTTGTTGCAGTGTGGTGGAACAAAATTAAAGAAGGGCAAAATGTACCAGTTCTTAAGCATAGCcttataatttaaatgtaaattagaaTTCTTCTGGAAcatcaataaatatgtttacTTATCAAGTGCTTGactgtatttttaatgccaGTTCTCTAGTGTGAATTTTACAGTGAGAAGTTGTAGTTTGTTTTTACATGCAAATTGTCCCCTTGGATAATTTAAGTAAGGCTTGACCAGTACCTGGGCTTGAAGAACCAGTCTTTCTGCACAGATTTTTTAGTACTGCACAGCTGATAACTGCTTGTAGTAACACCTAGGCTTATCACTTCACCTAGACTAAACCACATCCTGTTTTCCAATCAATGACCACGATTATGAGTTGCAAACTTGCATTCAACAAAACAAGCTCATTGCGTTTAAAAATTAtctttatttcacagaaattaaatactAGTTTCCAAACACTGAAATTTGAAGGTACAACACTTTTCGCTATAGACGACTGTTTCTGGAGCATCTTCATAAAACGACTGACAAGTAGTCGCacacctgaaaaataaattttactcCGTTACATACTTTGGCAATGGCAAAACTATTTTTCAGTTGCTTTTGTGTACAAATTTCATGTTGTCCATTTAGTGGAGGCAGTACTGAGAAATTCAGTACTGGCATAATCATTTGTTTCCATGCCGCTCCCAAATCAGTACCACATGCTTGAACTGAAGCTCAAATCATCTGTCAATGAGCTGCCAGTAGAAAATGTGAATTCAGACAAAGGCATTAAAAATTCAGCCAGTTACCTGGCAACTGATGACCATATTTGGAGATCCATCCGTGCTGCTGGCCATGGAGAAGACTGGATTATGCAGACACTCCTCCATGTGCTCTGTGACCCTGCTCTCCAAGAGAGCCtgcaggtgtgtaggtgtaatGTTCCTGTGCTGGATATGAGAATCACAGGGTAAACAGATTCAGGTGCGTCGACTGTGGTATAGTGAGAAATAGAAGAGGGACAATGAACAAAAAGCCTACCCTTGTGTTGATGTACACCCCGCACAGACATGATGTAAAATGGCTGTTCACCATCAGATAGTTCCTGGAACAGTAAGGAACACATTTAAACCTCACCATCAACTTCTCCAACCAAAATGTTAAGACAACAAAACTGATTTCAGAACGGTGTTGGGCTCCAGCTGGTCCTTCAAGACTGATTTATTTGAAGAACAGCAGTCAGTTCTGCCATAAAAATACAACCCTTGTTTATGTAAAAGTGAATCGAGGCATCATGTCTGAAAAACATCAGTCCAGGGCACATGGGCACAGccctgcacagtgtgtgtgtgtgtgtgtgtgtgtgtgtgtgtatatatatatatatatatataatgcaataaaaatgcatcgttttaatgaaaacaaacaggtaTGCACACTGTGGTGGTTCACCATATCCAAGTCATGTTATGAGACCAGGTCCATGCCATACTCACATGCGACAAATCGGACACACAATTTGTCCTTCTTCCTCCATTCCTTCCACTACAGCGTTTAAGTACCTCTCCTCGTACTGCATGCTTTTCTCAAACTCCTCAATAATCAACAGTTCTGATGAGGGAAGAACAGTTTCGATTTAGATGCTGTATAAACAACATATGTAAAGCAATCTGTAAGCCCTTTTGAAAAATCCCACTTGCCGAGTAACAGGTTAACTATGCCAATGTACTAACATGGGTAAACCCTTGAAAGTATAAACAGCTGGTGTATTAACCATAGTTTATAATCTAAAATTTAAATCCCCCAAATTTTCCCTTCATTGATCTGAAACTCTAAAACTACTCAGAGTTTGAAAATAGAAGGACACAGAATCTAATTAAAGATTCCttggaatatt is a window of Anguilla rostrata isolate EN2019 chromosome 9, ASM1855537v3, whole genome shotgun sequence DNA encoding:
- the rpain gene encoding RPA-interacting protein, whose product is MDALHRHRSMYKGTTPPWKETYRKRCVDRLKNSRSRLLEKYRQIGGTLRCGADRSFLVQEVMEEEWNALQSADSRLPSLWRKDGIGEVYSFMQESDELAVLEEIQQELVSQELLIIEEFEKSMQYEERYLNAVVEGMEEEGQIVCPICRMNYLMVNSHFTSCLCGVYINTRHRNITPTHLQALLESRVTEHMEECLHNPVFSMASSTDGSPNMVISCQVCDYLSVVL